In Georgenia soli, a genomic segment contains:
- a CDS encoding CocE/NonD family hydrolase has translation MRTVTSLPYQVQEVEHLWIAMSDGTRLAARMWLPVSAVAEPVPGVLELIPYRKRDLTAQRDSIHHPYIAGHGYACLRVDLRGSGDSEGVLTDEYLERELLDAEEVLAWMAAQPWCDGSTAMMGISWGGFNALQVAARRPPSLGAIVTVCSTDDRYTDDVHYMGGCLLTDNLSWASTMFAYNSCPPDPAVVGDRWRELWLDRLEHSGLWLEEWLRHQRRDDYWKHGSVNEDFSAIRCPVFAASGWADGYSNAVFRLLRGLDVPTRGLIGPWSHKYPHLGQPGPAIGFLQEVVAWWDRWLKGKDDGGAEHPALTIWMQDTVRPSTTYAERPGRWVGEPSWPSPRIVEIRYPLGRHRIGAPKAADGPGPAPALTVQSPLWVGHFAGKWCSYNAPPDMPYDQREEDGGSMVFDSDVLPERLEVLGAPTVELSCAVDRPVAMVVARLSDVAPDGEATRVSYGVRNLTHHTSSEHPEPLEPGRRFTVRVQLNGMAQSFPAGHRLRLSLSTSYWPVVWPSPEAVRLTVFPDESHLVLPVRPVGVDDGEPAPSFGEPEGAPPISVTPLRPVEHAWTVTRDMVDLSGALDVLKDLGVVRFDGIDLTVTRRVHERYTFAGRDFCSVRGETDWTMGFGRGEWQVRTRTRTVLTSTPTDFQVLAELDAYEGERRVAAKTWSTTVPRDFL, from the coding sequence ATGCGCACCGTCACGTCGCTGCCGTACCAGGTCCAGGAGGTCGAGCACCTCTGGATCGCGATGTCGGACGGCACCCGCCTCGCCGCCCGGATGTGGCTGCCGGTCTCCGCCGTCGCCGAGCCGGTGCCGGGCGTGCTGGAGCTGATCCCGTACCGCAAGCGCGACCTGACGGCGCAGCGCGATTCCATCCACCACCCCTACATCGCCGGTCACGGCTACGCCTGCCTGCGGGTGGACCTGCGCGGCAGCGGCGACTCCGAGGGCGTCCTCACGGACGAGTACCTCGAGCGGGAGCTGCTCGACGCCGAGGAGGTGCTGGCGTGGATGGCCGCGCAGCCGTGGTGCGACGGCTCCACCGCGATGATGGGCATCTCGTGGGGCGGGTTCAACGCCCTGCAGGTGGCCGCGCGCAGGCCGCCGAGCCTGGGCGCCATCGTCACCGTCTGCTCCACGGACGACCGCTACACCGACGACGTGCACTACATGGGCGGGTGCCTGCTCACCGACAACCTCTCCTGGGCGTCGACCATGTTCGCCTACAACTCCTGCCCGCCCGACCCCGCCGTCGTGGGGGACCGGTGGCGGGAGCTGTGGCTGGACCGGCTCGAGCACAGCGGGCTGTGGCTCGAGGAGTGGCTGCGCCACCAGCGTCGCGACGACTACTGGAAGCACGGCTCCGTCAACGAGGACTTCTCGGCGATCCGCTGCCCCGTCTTCGCGGCCAGCGGGTGGGCCGACGGGTACTCCAACGCGGTGTTCCGGCTGCTGCGCGGGCTGGACGTGCCCACCCGCGGGCTCATCGGCCCGTGGAGCCACAAATATCCCCACCTCGGCCAGCCCGGGCCGGCGATCGGCTTCCTCCAGGAGGTGGTCGCGTGGTGGGACCGCTGGCTCAAGGGCAAGGACGACGGCGGAGCCGAGCATCCGGCCCTGACCATCTGGATGCAGGACACCGTCCGTCCCTCGACCACCTACGCCGAGCGACCCGGCCGGTGGGTGGGGGAGCCGAGCTGGCCGAGCCCGCGGATCGTCGAGATCCGGTATCCCCTCGGGCGGCACCGGATCGGCGCCCCCAAGGCGGCCGACGGTCCCGGGCCCGCCCCGGCGCTGACCGTGCAGTCGCCGCTGTGGGTGGGCCACTTCGCGGGCAAGTGGTGCTCGTACAACGCGCCCCCGGACATGCCCTACGACCAGCGCGAGGAGGACGGCGGGTCGATGGTCTTCGACAGCGACGTCCTGCCCGAACGGCTCGAGGTGCTCGGCGCGCCGACGGTCGAGCTCAGCTGCGCCGTCGACCGCCCGGTGGCCATGGTGGTGGCTCGGCTCTCCGACGTCGCCCCCGACGGCGAGGCCACCCGCGTGAGCTACGGCGTCCGCAACCTCACCCACCACACCAGCTCCGAGCACCCGGAGCCGCTTGAACCGGGGAGGAGGTTCACGGTGCGCGTCCAGCTCAACGGGATGGCCCAGTCGTTCCCCGCCGGGCACCGGCTGCGCCTGTCCCTCTCCACCTCGTACTGGCCGGTGGTCTGGCCGTCCCCGGAGGCGGTGCGGCTCACCGTCTTCCCGGACGAGAGCCACCTGGTGCTGCCGGTGCGCCCGGTCGGCGTCGACGACGGCGAGCCCGCCCCCAGCTTCGGGGAGCCGGAGGGGGCACCCCCGATCTCCGTCACACCGCTGAGGCCGGTCGAGCACGCCTGGACGGTCACCCGGGACATGGTGGACCTGTCCGGGGCGCTTGACGTGCTCAAGGACCTGGGCGTCGTGAGGTTCGACGGCATCGACCTCACCGTCACCCGCCGGGTCCACGAGCGCTACACGTTCGCCGGCCGCGACTTCTGCTCCGTGCGCGGGGAGACCGACTGGACCATGGGGTTCGGTCGGGGGGAGTGGCAGGTGCGCACCCGGACCCGGACGGTGCTGACCTCCACCCCGACCGACTTCCAGGTCCTCGCCGAGCTCGACGCCTACGAGGGGGAGCGGCGCGTGGCCGCGAAGACCTGGAGCACGACCGTCCCGCGGGACTTCCTGTGA
- a CDS encoding ATP-binding cassette domain-containing protein: MYDLIDVRMTRTGPHGPVDVLRDIDLHVPTGQVVAVHGSDVAARAALVRVLTGLERPSSGSVRFNDESLAVMTTKRLAQVRARELGLVPHPPRLLDRLTAEENVELGLARQGVDPADRRQRTDAALAAVGLGTARHSYPTQLSEEDRQRVAVARAIAAGAVVLVVEEPTPAVMLILVRLSRTMRITVVVTTQDETVAARATSVHRLDRGRIEQQEASRRVAS; encoded by the coding sequence ATGTACGACCTCATCGATGTCCGCATGACCCGGACAGGGCCCCACGGCCCCGTCGACGTGCTCCGTGACATCGACCTTCACGTGCCCACCGGGCAGGTGGTCGCCGTCCACGGCTCCGACGTCGCGGCGAGGGCTGCTCTGGTCCGCGTGCTGACGGGACTGGAACGGCCGTCGTCGGGATCGGTCCGGTTCAACGACGAGAGCCTGGCCGTCATGACGACCAAACGGCTCGCCCAGGTCCGCGCCCGCGAGCTGGGGCTCGTGCCCCACCCGCCCCGCCTGCTGGACCGGCTGACCGCGGAGGAGAACGTCGAGCTGGGGCTCGCCCGCCAGGGCGTCGACCCGGCAGACAGGCGCCAGCGCACGGACGCCGCGCTCGCCGCCGTCGGCCTGGGGACCGCCAGGCACTCCTACCCGACGCAGCTGAGCGAGGAGGACCGCCAGCGGGTGGCTGTCGCGCGGGCGATCGCAGCCGGCGCGGTGGTGCTCGTGGTCGAGGAGCCGACGCCGGCGGTCATGCTCATCCTCGTGCGGCTCTCCCGCACCATGCGGATCACCGTCGTCGTCACGACGCAGGACGAGACGGTCGCCGCACGCGCCACCAGCGTGCACCGGCTGGACCGGGGCCGGATCGAGCAGCAGGAAGCCTCGCGGCGCGTCGCGAGCTGA
- a CDS encoding protein-tyrosine phosphatase family protein yields MTTPWKSDVPGVVTLPSGRRVRGRALRAAPIPPPSFTLFLLGRHPPATAWPSRWVRWRDFLVPADRANAVDALHEVWRRAPGECVEIVCDGGRGRTGTALACLAVLDGTSPDNAVRLIRERYDRRAVETPWQRRFVQDLARTAP; encoded by the coding sequence ATGACCACCCCCTGGAAGTCGGACGTCCCAGGCGTCGTCACCCTGCCGTCGGGCCGGAGGGTCCGCGGCCGGGCCCTCCGCGCGGCGCCCATCCCTCCGCCCAGCTTCACGCTGTTCCTCCTCGGCCGTCACCCTCCGGCGACGGCCTGGCCCTCCCGGTGGGTGCGCTGGCGGGACTTTCTGGTTCCGGCGGACCGTGCTAACGCCGTCGACGCCTTGCACGAGGTGTGGCGTCGCGCCCCCGGTGAGTGCGTCGAGATCGTGTGCGACGGCGGACGCGGCCGCACCGGGACCGCGCTGGCGTGCCTGGCGGTGCTGGACGGTACGTCGCCGGACAACGCGGTGCGTCTCATCCGCGAGCGCTACGACCGTCGCGCCGTCGAGACGCCGTGGCAACGTCGGTTCGTCCAGGACCTCGCCAGGACCGCGCCTTAA
- a CDS encoding AIM24 family protein: MPIHGSLFSDYRENVSQDPFSLQNKKLLKIQMGYGPVWAKSGSMVAYQGDIRFENKGSGGIGKMFKSAMTGEGVDMMQAAGHGELFVADDGADIQVLYLENDMVSVNGNNVLAFSSSVEWDIHRIQARGAAMTGGLYNVSLRGTGYVAITTKGEPVALDVASAPTFGDPQAVVLWTAGVSMDVRVDTGGLRSMVRGGTGETFQMAFGGQGYVLVQPSESVKAGGGQQAGKSGSGLSDLFS, translated from the coding sequence ATGCCCATCCACGGCAGCCTGTTCAGCGACTACCGGGAGAACGTCTCCCAGGACCCCTTCTCCCTCCAGAACAAGAAGCTGCTGAAGATCCAGATGGGCTACGGGCCGGTCTGGGCGAAGAGCGGTTCGATGGTCGCCTACCAGGGGGACATCCGCTTCGAGAACAAGGGCTCCGGCGGCATCGGCAAGATGTTCAAGTCCGCGATGACGGGCGAGGGCGTGGACATGATGCAGGCGGCGGGCCACGGCGAGCTGTTCGTCGCCGACGACGGGGCGGACATCCAGGTGCTCTACCTCGAGAACGACATGGTCTCCGTCAACGGCAACAACGTCCTCGCGTTCTCCTCCTCCGTCGAGTGGGACATCCACCGCATCCAGGCGCGGGGCGCCGCGATGACCGGCGGGCTGTACAACGTCTCCCTGCGCGGCACCGGCTACGTGGCCATCACGACCAAGGGCGAACCGGTGGCCCTCGACGTCGCCAGCGCGCCGACCTTCGGCGACCCGCAGGCCGTCGTGCTCTGGACGGCGGGAGTTTCGATGGACGTGCGGGTCGACACCGGCGGTCTCCGGTCGATGGTTCGCGGCGGCACGGGCGAGACGTTCCAGATGGCCTTCGGCGGCCAGGGGTACGTGCTCGTCCAGCCCAGCGAGTCCGTCAAGGCCGGTGGTGGCCAGCAGGCGGGCAAGAGCGGCAGCGGGCTCTCCGACCTCTTCAGCTGA